One Catillopecten margaritatus gill symbiont DNA window includes the following coding sequences:
- the mreD gene encoding Rod shape-determining protein MreD, producing MRTQRPYIFLAKTTLLALVISILPLPEILLNVTPFWMLLFFSYWLIYFVNAQERFFIALILGALIDVLHGDILGQNALALILSGAFIVKVKQSLSVSNATTQQIYIFAASSIYLSVLLFVHALSTQSFNFNYYLLFTPLTSALFWPVIQLLLSKFRH from the coding sequence ATGCGTACTCAAAGACCTTATATTTTTCTCGCTAAAACGACATTACTTGCACTGGTCATTAGCATACTTCCTTTGCCTGAAATCCTTTTAAATGTCACACCTTTTTGGATGTTGTTATTTTTTTCTTATTGGTTAATTTACTTCGTTAATGCGCAAGAGCGATTCTTTATCGCTTTAATATTAGGCGCTTTAATCGATGTGTTGCATGGGGATATCTTGGGTCAAAATGCTTTAGCACTCATCTTAAGTGGTGCATTTATTGTCAAGGTAAAGCAATCTCTTTCTGTTTCAAATGCCACAACACAACAAATTTATATCTTTGCTGCGTCTAGTATCTACCTAAGTGTGTTGCTATTTGTGCATGCCCTATCAACCCAAAGTTTCAATTTTAATTACTATCTGCTATTCACGCCATTAACCAGCGCGCTATTTTGGCCTGTGATTCAGTTGTTACTTTCAAAATTCAGGCATTAG
- the mreB gene encoding Cell shape-determining protein MreB gives MFNFFKAQSLSIDLGTANTLIFMEDEIVLNEPSVVAIHHERGATESTVIAVGKDAKDMLGRTPGSIEAIRPMKDGVIADFKITEKMLQHFIKKVLDAGFFSPSPKVLICVPCGATQVERRAIKESAVGAGARDVYLIEEPMAAALGAGMAIKEASGTMVVDIGGGTTEIAIMSLNGIVYSDSLRIGGDVFDDYIIKFVRREHGIIIGESTAEKIKKEVGSAFKTSVIKKMEFRGRDVAKGMPVSFEVTNTEIRSSLQEPLATVLGAIRIALEQTPPELSSDIAENGLVLTGGGALLDGLDKLINGETKLPVRIADDPLTCVARGGGVALEMISQHDIGFLSAE, from the coding sequence ATGTTTAATTTTTTCAAAGCGCAAAGTCTTTCTATTGATCTCGGTACTGCAAATACCCTTATTTTTATGGAGGATGAGATTGTACTAAACGAGCCATCTGTTGTTGCCATCCACCATGAAAGGGGCGCAACAGAATCAACTGTTATCGCCGTCGGTAAAGACGCTAAAGATATGTTAGGCAGAACCCCAGGTTCAATTGAAGCGATTCGCCCAATGAAAGACGGTGTCATTGCTGACTTTAAAATTACAGAGAAAATGTTACAGCACTTTATTAAAAAAGTATTGGATGCTGGATTTTTCTCACCAAGTCCCAAGGTACTTATTTGTGTACCTTGTGGCGCAACTCAAGTTGAGCGTCGTGCAATTAAAGAAAGTGCTGTTGGTGCGGGTGCACGAGATGTCTATTTAATTGAGGAACCAATGGCAGCAGCACTCGGTGCAGGTATGGCGATTAAAGAAGCTTCAGGTACAATGGTTGTTGATATCGGTGGCGGTACAACAGAAATTGCAATTATGTCACTTAATGGCATTGTTTACTCTGACTCACTGCGTATCGGTGGCGATGTGTTTGATGACTATATTATTAAATTTGTGCGTCGTGAACACGGTATTATTATTGGTGAATCTACTGCTGAAAAAATTAAGAAAGAAGTTGGCTCAGCATTCAAAACAAGCGTTATTAAAAAAATGGAATTCAGAGGAAGGGATGTTGCCAAAGGTATGCCAGTTAGTTTTGAAGTGACCAATACAGAAATTAGGTCATCCTTGCAAGAGCCGTTGGCAACAGTACTTGGTGCAATTAGAATTGCACTTGAACAAACGCCACCAGAGTTAAGCTCTGATATTGCAGAAAATGGTTTAGTGTTGACAGGTGGTGGTGCACTTTTAGATGGTTTAGATAAACTAATTAATGGAGAAACTAAACTACCGGTGCGTATCGCCGATGATCCTTTAACTTGTGTAGCGCGTGGTGGTGGTGTTGCTTTAGAAATGATCAGTCAGCATGACATAGGGTTTTTATCAGCGGAGTAA
- the recA gene encoding Protein RecA has translation MDEQKKQALKSALTQIEKQFGKGSAMFLGDERANTDIEAVSTGSLSLDIALGIGGLPKGRVIEIYGPESSGKTTLTLHVIAEMQKLGGTAAFIDAEHALDPQYAKRLGVNTDELVISQPDTGEQALEITDTLVRSGSVDIVVVDSVAALTPKAEIEGEMGASHMGLQARLMSQALRKLTSNIKKTNTMVIFINQLRMKIGVMFGNPETTTGGNALKFYASVRLDIRRIGAIKKGDEIMGNETRVKVLKNKVAPPFKQAEFQILYNEGISRESEIIDLGVKHELVDKAGAWYSVGAERIGQGKDKARDYLKEHPEMCADLEEKIKAIVLGSDEEEVETKPKSKGKDAE, from the coding sequence ATGGATGAACAGAAAAAACAAGCGCTAAAATCGGCATTAACACAAATTGAAAAGCAATTTGGCAAAGGTTCAGCGATGTTTCTCGGCGACGAAAGGGCAAACACAGATATTGAAGCGGTTTCTACCGGTAGTTTGAGTTTGGACATTGCACTCGGCATCGGTGGTTTGCCAAAAGGGCGTGTGATTGAAATTTATGGACCTGAATCTTCGGGCAAAACAACTTTAACGCTACATGTGATTGCAGAAATGCAAAAACTCGGTGGCACCGCAGCCTTCATTGACGCAGAGCATGCCTTAGACCCACAATACGCCAAAAGATTAGGCGTAAATACCGATGAATTGGTCATTTCCCAGCCCGATACTGGCGAGCAAGCTTTAGAAATTACAGATACTTTAGTGCGTTCAGGCAGTGTGGACATCGTGGTAGTTGACTCAGTGGCAGCACTCACACCAAAAGCAGAAATTGAAGGCGAAATGGGTGCATCACATATGGGCTTGCAAGCGCGTTTGATGTCACAAGCCTTGAGAAAACTAACCTCAAATATCAAAAAAACCAACACCATGGTTATCTTTATTAACCAATTAAGAATGAAAATTGGCGTGATGTTTGGTAATCCCGAAACGACAACGGGCGGTAATGCCTTGAAATTTTACGCCTCCGTGCGTTTAGACATTCGTCGTATCGGCGCCATCAAGAAAGGCGACGAAATTATGGGCAACGAAACCCGTGTGAAAGTATTAAAAAACAAAGTCGCACCCCCATTCAAACAAGCAGAATTTCAAATCCTTTACAACGAAGGCATTTCCCGTGAAAGTGAAATCATTGATTTGGGTGTGAAGCACGAATTGGTCGATAAAGCAGGTGCTTGGTACAGTGTTGGCGCGGAAAGAATTGGACAAGGCAAAGACAAAGCCCGTGATTATCTAAAAGAACACCCAGAAATGTGTGCTGATTTAGAAGAGAAAATCAAAGCCATTGTTTTAGGTTCGGATGAAGAGGAAGTAGAAACCAAGCCAAAATCTAAAGGCAAAGACGCTGAGTAA
- the tgt gene encoding Queuine tRNA-ribosyltransferase, with translation MKFNLSNTDNKARRGKLTFERGEVETPAFMPVGTYGTVKAMTPEEVQELGAQIILGNTFHLAITPGTEVIEAHGDLHNFMHWQGPILTDSGGFQVFSLGDTRKISEAGVDFRSPKDGAKIFMGPEESMQIQHKLGSDIVMIFDECTPYPADKPTVDQSMQLSLRWAKRSKAEHEKLGNKNALFGIVQGGMFEDLRSQSATELMSIDFDGYAIGGLSVGEPKEEMIKVLDYLPEQLPPNKPRYLMGVGTPSDLVEAVERGIDMFDCVMPTRNARNGYLFTSIGTVKIRNAQYKLDTNPVDARCGCYTCKNYTRSYLHHLQRKNEILGSRLNTIHNLHYYQDLMAGMREAIESNTFAEFKKSFYEMQNE, from the coding sequence ATGAAATTTAATCTCAGCAATACAGACAACAAAGCCCGCCGTGGGAAATTAACTTTTGAACGAGGCGAGGTAGAAACCCCCGCCTTTATGCCAGTTGGTACTTATGGCACGGTCAAAGCAATGACACCCGAAGAAGTGCAGGAATTGGGTGCGCAGATTATTCTCGGTAATACTTTTCACTTGGCGATTACACCGGGTACTGAGGTTATTGAGGCTCACGGCGATTTACACAATTTTATGCATTGGCAAGGACCGATTTTGACAGATTCAGGCGGTTTTCAAGTGTTCAGTTTGGGCGATACGAGAAAAATTAGCGAAGCAGGCGTAGATTTTCGCTCCCCTAAAGACGGTGCCAAAATCTTTATGGGGCCAGAGGAATCAATGCAAATCCAACACAAATTAGGCTCAGATATTGTGATGATTTTTGACGAATGCACGCCATATCCTGCCGACAAGCCAACCGTTGACCAGTCAATGCAACTCTCATTGCGTTGGGCAAAGCGTTCAAAAGCCGAACACGAAAAGTTGGGCAATAAAAACGCTTTATTTGGTATTGTACAAGGTGGAATGTTTGAGGATTTGCGTTCTCAATCAGCAACAGAATTAATGAGTATTGATTTTGACGGCTATGCCATCGGTGGCTTGAGCGTGGGTGAGCCGAAAGAAGAGATGATTAAGGTTTTGGATTATTTGCCCGAGCAATTACCCCCCAACAAACCCCGATATTTAATGGGTGTCGGCACACCGAGTGATTTGGTGGAAGCCGTTGAGCGGGGCATTGATATGTTTGATTGCGTGATGCCAACCCGCAATGCCCGTAATGGCTATTTATTCACCTCAATAGGCACCGTTAAGATTCGCAATGCACAATACAAACTGGACACCAATCCTGTTGATGCACGCTGTGGTTGTTACACCTGTAAAAATTACACCCGCTCTTATTTGCATCATCTACAACGCAAAAATGAGATTTTAGGTTCACGACTCAACACCATTCACAATTTGCATTATTACCAAGATTTAATGGCAGGAATGCGTGAAGCGATTGAAAGTAATACCTTTGCCGAATTTAAAAAATCATTTTATGAAATGCAAAATGAGTAA
- the mrdA gene encoding Peptidoglycan D,D-transpeptidase MrdA yields the protein MVKIGNASLESKKFSSRVILATAFIFALTIVLLLRLFNLQISNHNYYIEESLGNQMRTLPIAPTRGNIFDRFGQVIATNQLSYRLTLTPEKTKNITETLSSLKEQNFISDKDIAAFNKYRKRYKKFHSIPLKHKLSEKQVAKFLVNNQFVGIDIEPYFHRVYPNNASSVHVVGYVSRMNKKDKDFYDKQNYLGTSFVGKTGIEKQYEILLHGKSGKKQIERNVTGRVINTKVIKEAGKGADLYLSIDLDMQKKAESLLKGKRGSIVAMDVTNGEVLVMASTPVYNPNWFVNGISRKAYKKLQASKDIPQLNRAIQGLYPPGSTVKPMVALAGLEQGFITAHSEAYCPGFFKLPNVKRKFNDWKRSGHGVVNVKDSIAQSCDVYFYDLADKMGIDALHDGLAYFNFGKKTGVDIPGERGGILPSKDWKKINKDKPWYRGETLITGIGQGFMTASPLQLAVSTAALANKGVLFQPKILKNIQIPGKNIKEAAKGASEQIPIKDIHHWEDVIDGMRQTIYSPNGTGRRLNKKLKYTLAGKTGTAQVFGLDAEEQYIAANLDERLRDHALFTGFAPIENPKIAIAVIVENAGSGSAKAAPLAKEVLDIYFKKLAKKGL from the coding sequence ATGGTTAAAATTGGTAACGCTTCACTAGAAAGCAAAAAATTTTCTAGCAGGGTGATTCTAGCGACTGCCTTTATCTTTGCGCTAACCATTGTCTTACTATTGAGACTTTTTAATCTACAAATTAGTAACCACAACTACTACATTGAGGAGTCTTTAGGCAACCAAATGCGCACATTGCCAATTGCACCAACCCGTGGCAATATCTTTGACCGATTTGGTCAAGTTATTGCCACCAATCAACTTTCCTATAGGCTAACACTTACCCCTGAAAAAACCAAAAATATTACTGAAACATTGTCGTCACTTAAAGAACAAAATTTTATTAGCGATAAAGACATTGCTGCTTTCAATAAATACAGAAAGCGTTATAAAAAATTCCACAGCATTCCTTTAAAACATAAATTAAGTGAAAAACAGGTGGCAAAATTTTTAGTCAACAATCAATTTGTTGGTATTGATATTGAGCCTTACTTTCATCGAGTCTATCCCAACAACGCCTCTAGTGTTCATGTAGTTGGCTATGTTTCCAGAATGAATAAAAAGGATAAAGATTTCTATGATAAGCAAAATTATCTCGGCACTTCTTTTGTCGGAAAAACAGGTATTGAAAAACAATACGAAATTTTATTACATGGGAAAAGCGGTAAGAAACAAATTGAACGCAATGTTACGGGGCGAGTTATCAATACCAAAGTTATTAAAGAAGCGGGTAAAGGTGCTGATTTATATTTAAGTATTGATTTAGACATGCAAAAGAAGGCAGAATCTTTACTTAAAGGAAAGCGAGGTTCGATTGTCGCAATGGATGTCACTAATGGCGAGGTATTAGTAATGGCAAGCACACCCGTTTATAATCCCAATTGGTTTGTAAATGGCATCTCTCGCAAAGCATATAAAAAATTACAAGCCTCAAAAGATATTCCGCAACTTAATCGTGCCATTCAGGGGCTTTACCCACCAGGTTCAACGGTTAAACCAATGGTAGCACTCGCGGGATTAGAGCAAGGATTTATTACCGCTCACTCAGAGGCTTATTGCCCAGGATTTTTTAAATTACCCAATGTAAAGCGTAAATTTAACGACTGGAAACGCTCTGGACATGGTGTGGTCAATGTCAAAGATTCAATTGCCCAGTCTTGTGATGTATATTTTTACGATTTAGCTGACAAAATGGGGATTGATGCATTGCACGATGGTTTGGCATATTTTAACTTTGGTAAAAAAACAGGGGTTGACATTCCTGGCGAGCGTGGTGGTATCCTGCCTTCAAAGGATTGGAAAAAAATCAACAAGGACAAGCCTTGGTATCGTGGGGAAACCTTAATTACAGGCATTGGACAAGGTTTTATGACTGCTAGTCCGTTGCAGCTTGCCGTTTCTACAGCGGCTCTAGCTAACAAAGGAGTGCTTTTTCAACCCAAGATATTAAAAAACATACAAATTCCTGGGAAGAACATTAAAGAAGCAGCGAAAGGAGCCAGTGAACAAATACCCATCAAAGACATTCATCACTGGGAAGATGTGATTGATGGTATGCGACAAACCATCTACTCACCAAATGGCACGGGCAGGAGGTTGAATAAAAAATTAAAATACACGCTGGCAGGAAAAACAGGCACTGCACAAGTATTTGGCTTAGATGCAGAAGAGCAATATATTGCAGCAAACCTTGATGAACGATTGAGAGACCATGCGTTATTTACTGGCTTTGCACCGATTGAAAATCCTAAAATTGCCATTGCTGTTATTGTTGAAAATGCGGGTAGCGGTAGTGCAAAAGCAGCACCACTTGCAAAAGAAGTACTGGATATTTACTTTAAAAAATTAGCCAAGAAGGGTTTGTAA
- the mreC gene encoding Cell shape-determining protein MreC, with the protein MQFLKFFIPVLVSIFLIFSDYRFSYLDSVKQSIAKFISPVYLLANLPSQLYIWINEQGTSKQSLLNQNKRLNAELIRLKIDLQDHNALLLDNQKLSELLKSRYQLDKSIFILARVGSINQSRLKKQIVINKGSGDGIEVGQIVLGANGVLGQVSQITPFYSTILLITDPTQHIPVKNQRNGIRGIGKGFASHQGKLKVRFIESGLDIKVGDVFVTSAIGSKFPAGYPVGRVTHIENRPNDPFLNIELAPTQIMQQLEFVLINKEVG; encoded by the coding sequence ATGCAGTTTCTAAAATTTTTTATACCTGTTTTAGTATCGATTTTCTTAATCTTTTCGGATTATAGATTTTCTTATTTAGACAGCGTTAAGCAATCAATCGCTAAATTTATATCGCCTGTGTATTTATTAGCTAACCTTCCCTCTCAACTCTATATTTGGATTAACGAACAAGGTACAAGCAAGCAATCCCTATTAAATCAAAATAAACGGCTTAATGCTGAATTGATACGCCTCAAAATTGATTTACAAGATCATAACGCCTTATTACTAGACAATCAAAAACTTAGCGAACTGCTAAAATCACGCTATCAACTTGATAAAAGTATATTTATATTAGCGCGTGTTGGCTCTATCAATCAATCACGATTAAAGAAGCAGATTGTTATTAACAAAGGCAGTGGTGATGGCATTGAAGTTGGTCAAATTGTACTGGGCGCCAATGGCGTTCTTGGTCAAGTCAGTCAGATAACACCTTTCTATTCAACCATTTTACTAATTACCGATCCAACCCAGCACATACCTGTAAAAAACCAGCGTAATGGTATCCGTGGCATTGGCAAAGGGTTTGCCTCACATCAAGGTAAATTAAAGGTTCGTTTTATTGAATCTGGGCTCGATATAAAAGTTGGCGATGTGTTTGTAACCAGTGCAATTGGTTCAAAATTTCCAGCAGGATACCCAGTTGGCCGTGTCACACATATAGAAAATCGACCGAATGACCCGTTTTTAAATATTGAACTTGCACCAACCCAAATTATGCAACAATTAGAATTTGTTTTAATCAATAAAGAGGTGGGCTAG
- the atm1 gene encoding ATM1-type heavy metal exporter, whose product MHGQTKAYDFKTQDVKVLKKLMPYLLKMRGRVIWATLFLIMAKLANVAVPVALKGIVDALDQPNVLVILPLGLLFAYGALRLSSSLFNELRDAVFARVRYHAMHLIALGVFKHLHTLDLSFHLDRRIGGITRDIDRGTQSVSTLLSIFVFNILPSFFEIAMVVGLLWINYDVFFAGISLATVTFYIALTLAITTWRMKYRYEMNDMQSEANTNAVDSLINYETVKYFNREDFEVNRYDKTMGRWEDVATKSFTSMTALNFVQSSVIAVGVTIILIMAAQGVVDEQLSLGDMIMIQALLLQLFLPLGSLGIVYRQIKHNFIDMNNLFGLLERRAKVQNVDNAPALKVSQGKVEFKQVSFAYENKNKTLKAVNFTIESGKKVAIVGQSGSGKSTLAKLLFRFYDVNDGAILIDGQDIKAVDKNSLQSAIGVVPQDTVMFNESIYYNIAYGKQGATQQEVEAAARAAFIDGFIDDLPDGYETMVGERGLKLSGGEKQRMAIARVLLKNPPILIFDEATSALDSYSEKMVQKALKELGNEHTILVIAHRLSTIVDADKIIVLDNGAILEQGTHDELLAIKGKYAELWQMQISKEKE is encoded by the coding sequence ATGCACGGACAAACTAAGGCTTATGATTTTAAAACTCAGGATGTTAAAGTTTTAAAGAAATTAATGCCGTATTTACTCAAAATGCGGGGGCGTGTTATTTGGGCAACGCTGTTTTTGATTATGGCAAAATTAGCGAATGTGGCAGTGCCTGTTGCGCTTAAAGGCATTGTTGATGCACTTGATCAGCCGAATGTTTTGGTGATTTTACCGTTGGGTTTGTTGTTTGCTTATGGTGCATTACGCCTTAGCAGTTCACTGTTTAATGAGTTACGCGATGCGGTGTTTGCCCGGGTGCGTTATCATGCGATGCATTTGATTGCTTTGGGGGTGTTTAAGCATTTGCATACTTTGGATTTGTCTTTTCATTTAGACCGTCGGATTGGCGGGATTACCCGTGATATTGACCGTGGGACGCAGAGTGTTTCGACGCTATTGTCGATTTTTGTGTTTAATATCCTTCCTTCGTTTTTTGAAATTGCGATGGTGGTCGGGTTGTTGTGGATAAATTACGATGTGTTTTTTGCGGGGATTTCCTTGGCAACGGTTACTTTTTATATCGCACTGACTTTGGCAATTACCACTTGGCGGATGAAATATCGCTATGAGATGAACGATATGCAATCCGAAGCAAATACCAATGCGGTGGACAGTCTGATTAATTATGAAACGGTGAAATATTTTAATCGGGAGGATTTTGAGGTTAATCGCTACGACAAGACGATGGGGCGTTGGGAAGATGTGGCAACTAAGAGTTTTACTTCAATGACGGCGTTGAATTTTGTGCAATCCAGCGTGATTGCTGTTGGCGTAACGATTATTTTGATAATGGCAGCACAGGGTGTGGTGGATGAGCAATTAAGTCTAGGCGATATGATTATGATTCAGGCGTTATTGTTGCAATTATTTTTACCACTCGGCTCTTTGGGGATTGTTTATCGGCAGATTAAACACAATTTTATTGATATGAATAATCTGTTTGGTTTGCTCGAACGACGGGCAAAAGTGCAGAATGTTGATAACGCACCTGCCTTAAAAGTGAGCCAAGGCAAAGTGGAATTTAAGCAAGTTTCTTTTGCTTATGAAAATAAAAATAAAACTTTAAAAGCGGTTAATTTCACCATTGAATCAGGCAAAAAAGTGGCTATTGTCGGGCAGTCGGGTTCGGGAAAATCCACTTTAGCGAAATTATTATTCCGTTTTTATGATGTGAACGACGGTGCAATTTTGATTGATGGGCAAGACATTAAAGCCGTTGATAAAAACTCGCTGCAATCGGCAATCGGCGTAGTGCCACAGGATACCGTGATGTTTAATGAAAGCATTTATTACAACATCGCCTATGGCAAGCAGGGTGCGACGCAGCAAGAAGTGGAGGCGGCGGCGAGGGCAGCATTTATCGATGGCTTTATTGATGATTTGCCTGATGGTTATGAGACGATGGTGGGTGAGCGAGGGTTGAAATTATCGGGCGGTGAAAAACAGCGAATGGCGATTGCCCGAGTATTGTTAAAAAATCCACCGATTTTGATTTTTGATGAAGCCACTTCGGCACTGGATTCTTATTCAGAAAAAATGGTGCAAAAGGCACTCAAAGAATTAGGCAACGAACACACAATTTTAGTCATTGCACATCGTCTTTCCACCATTGTCGATGCTGATAAAATCATCGTCTTAGATAACGGTGCAATTCTCGAACAAGGCACGCACGATGAATTGTTAGCCATCAAAGGCAAATACGCCGAATTGTGGCAAATGCAAATAAGCAAGGAAAAAGAATGA
- a CDS encoding IS1595 family transposase ISBaz1 encodes MKRKNKYYNRSRLSEAKFREVIKYFSVDLSATQIAQLTNLNLNTVNKILTLVRIRIFELSDQYQLQSAPLVGQIEVDESYFGARRVRGKRGRGARGKIIVFGLLKRGDKVYTQIIEKCDRITLHSIIKDKTSTDSIINSDGWRGYNGLVDFGYKKHYRVHHGKNEFARGNSHINGIESFWGYAKIRLVKFKGMNKKMFKYHLKECEFRFNNRKQDMYKILLDNFRKEPLN; translated from the coding sequence ATGAAAAGGAAAAATAAGTATTACAACCGTTCAAGACTTTCAGAGGCAAAATTTAGAGAAGTTATTAAATATTTTTCAGTGGATTTAAGCGCTACTCAAATAGCACAATTAACCAATCTAAATTTAAACACTGTTAATAAAATTTTGACACTTGTAAGGATAAGAATTTTTGAATTATCAGACCAATATCAACTTCAATCTGCCCCACTAGTGGGGCAGATTGAAGTTGATGAAAGCTACTTTGGTGCTCGGCGCGTCCGTGGGAAACGCGGCCGAGGTGCCAGGGGCAAGATAATCGTATTTGGCTTATTGAAACGAGGTGATAAGGTTTATACTCAAATTATAGAAAAGTGCGATAGAATAACCCTTCACAGCATAATAAAAGACAAAACATCAACAGATAGTATTATTAATTCTGACGGATGGCGTGGATATAATGGCTTGGTAGATTTTGGCTATAAAAAGCATTATCGTGTTCATCATGGTAAGAATGAATTTGCCAGAGGAAATTCTCATATTAACGGCATCGAATCTTTTTGGGGTTATGCTAAAATTAGACTAGTAAAATTTAAAGGAATGAATAAAAAAATGTTTAAATATCATCTTAAAGAATGTGAATTTAGATTTAATAATCGTAAGCAAGATATGTATAAAATCTTACTTGATAATTTTAGAAAAGAGCCGCTTAACTAG
- the fumB gene encoding Fumarate hydratase class I, anaerobic gives MNIQQNHVIESIANALQYISYYHSPDFIQAMNSAYEKETHKVAKNAIAQILINSKMAAIGQRPLCQDTGIVNVFVEVGMEVTWDADLSLEDMINEGVRQAFTNADNPLRASIVEDPLFTRVNTKDNTPAVIHMKVVKGNKLDFIVAAKGCGSENKAKFTVLQPDDNVSDWIMKMIPNMGAGWCPPGVIGIGVGGTAEKAMLMAKQSLMEPIDITEVAQKSNPSKIEQMRLELMDKINNLGIGAQGLGGLTTVLDVKIKDYPTHAASQAVAMIPNCAATRHLHFSMDGSGVADLPTVNMAMYPELEIDYSQYKQIDLNTLTKAQMNDWQVGDTLLLTGTIITGRDAAHSRLKKMLDNGEGLPKGVDFNNKFIYYVGPVDAVGDEVIGPAGPTTATRMDKFTDMMLENTGILGMIGKAERGEATVKSIKKHKSSYLIAVGGAAYLISKSIKKAKKIAFEEMGMEAIYEFEVKDMPVTVAVDSQGENIHQFLAHPL, from the coding sequence ATGAACATTCAGCAAAATCACGTTATTGAAAGCATTGCCAACGCATTGCAATATATTTCTTACTATCACAGCCCCGATTTTATTCAAGCAATGAACAGTGCTTACGAAAAAGAAACGCATAAAGTCGCCAAAAATGCCATTGCCCAAATCCTCATTAATTCAAAAATGGCAGCCATCGGACAGCGTCCACTTTGCCAGGATACGGGTATTGTCAATGTCTTTGTTGAGGTCGGGATGGAGGTTACTTGGGATGCGGATTTATCCTTAGAAGATATGATTAACGAAGGCGTTAGACAGGCCTTTACTAACGCCGATAATCCATTGCGTGCTTCTATCGTTGAAGACCCTTTATTTACCAGAGTTAACACTAAAGACAATACCCCAGCCGTCATTCATATGAAAGTCGTCAAGGGTAACAAACTGGATTTTATTGTTGCTGCCAAAGGTTGTGGCTCAGAAAATAAAGCAAAATTTACCGTCTTGCAACCCGATGACAATGTCAGTGATTGGATAATGAAGATGATACCTAATATGGGTGCAGGCTGGTGTCCACCAGGGGTAATTGGTATCGGTGTTGGTGGCACGGCTGAAAAAGCCATGCTGATGGCAAAGCAAAGTTTGATGGAGCCGATTGATATTACCGAAGTTGCACAAAAATCCAACCCAAGTAAGATTGAACAAATGCGCCTAGAATTAATGGATAAAATCAACAATCTCGGCATTGGCGCTCAAGGTTTGGGTGGTTTAACCACTGTTTTGGATGTCAAAATCAAAGATTACCCAACCCACGCCGCCTCTCAAGCCGTTGCCATGATTCCAAACTGTGCTGCCACCCGTCACTTGCATTTTTCCATGGATGGCTCAGGTGTGGCAGATTTGCCAACAGTGAATATGGCTATGTATCCAGAATTGGAAATTGATTATTCCCAATATAAACAAATCGACCTAAATACGCTAACAAAAGCACAAATGAATGATTGGCAAGTGGGTGATACTTTACTGCTCACTGGCACAATCATTACAGGCAGAGATGCCGCACACAGTCGTCTTAAAAAAATGTTGGACAATGGCGAAGGGTTGCCGAAAGGGGTAGATTTTAATAATAAATTTATCTATTATGTTGGACCCGTTGATGCCGTTGGCGATGAAGTTATCGGCCCTGCGGGACCCACAACTGCCACGAGAATGGATAAATTTACCGATATGATGTTAGAAAATACAGGTATTTTAGGGATGATTGGTAAAGCTGAACGCGGTGAAGCCACTGTTAAAAGTATTAAAAAACATAAGTCCAGTTATTTAATTGCTGTGGGCGGTGCTGCTTATTTAATTTCTAAATCCATCAAAAAAGCCAAAAAAATAGCGTTTGAAGAAATGGGCATGGAAGCCATTTATGAATTTGAAGTTAAAGATATGCCCGTCACAGTCGCCGTAGATTCTCAAGGTGAAAATATCCACCAGTTTTTAGCGCACCCCCTTTAG
- the recX gene encoding Regulatory protein RecX: MELHKKLTQWHEEDEVEEAIAKLTKENYQSDERFAGEFIQMRFNQGKGPIKISIDLRQRGIEHFDLSEYDFFALAKEIRVRKYGEQAPSNYKEKAKQQRFLQSRGFDFEQINCSFES, translated from the coding sequence ATGGAGCTGCATAAAAAACTGACTCAATGGCATGAAGAAGACGAAGTTGAAGAAGCCATCGCCAAACTCACCAAAGAAAATTACCAATCTGATGAGCGTTTTGCCGGTGAATTTATCCAAATGCGTTTTAACCAAGGCAAAGGCCCAATTAAAATCTCAATAGACTTACGACAACGAGGTATCGAGCACTTTGATTTATCTGAATACGATTTTTTTGCCTTAGCAAAAGAAATCAGAGTAAGAAAATACGGCGAACAAGCCCCCAGTAATTACAAAGAAAAAGCCAAACAACAACGCTTTTTGCAATCTCGTGGATTTGATTTTGAACAAATTAATTGTTCTTTTGAGTCATAA